One window of Dysidea avara chromosome 11, odDysAvar1.4, whole genome shotgun sequence genomic DNA carries:
- the LOC136238431 gene encoding GRB2-associated-binding protein 2-like codes for MGGGEVVKKGYLTKSPPLDGKMKNWHKRFFCLFTSKILEYYKTEGGEMKGIINLEDCTSVNSGLSHKKYQHVFNIETKERTYYLVASTKDEMMDWVETLCRVCEFISADDEEEVPPPVNPRSLSLQPTPTTQPTTNPPARGIPKSRSGSLHASRGLPPTPLQESLYSLAGQDASQPSQQQKSATMTGLSLSDYFSQSGQTKKPDGGQRLSTSNGAPPPGIPLHEALSMKGYSTQGQVTVGPAVPPRTPLSDALQMKGFSQMPVSEGNSASSTTSLAMEAEREVKQMLKQQSLGDIQVKPGTPLNEALAQKGFANMPRSQGNSRTSIDSFTIAMGTSHGGPISEEPMMESHYSSPPNNRPAYPQGGDQEDHYKSPRSSLMEYGHYQSPRTLSMDDPEPTYNVPPPPRPAPSPRSPSAKQSMLLNQGSTENSHPMNGGVVAPPVNRSAKPRPPEVDRRKKPVSKKQDFDNEVPQSTQNTVHYVSLQNLRVDGGAPKPVPRPRSTQRSDYTQVSLDGTLEMEKKVKETFPPQPPPPRMNVAVETFSSEDDEDSSDSEVSYTKMRRFTFEEADKPDTYYQSPRSMLQDEDFDDPRQSLPTGR; via the exons AATTGGCACAAGCGTTTCTTCTGTCTCTTTACGAGTAAGATCCTTGAGTACTACAAGACAGAAGGTGGCGAGATGAAAGGGATAATCAACCTCGAGGACTGCACATCGGTCAACTCCGGACTATCACACAAGAAATACCAACATGTCTTCAACATTGAGACAAAAGAGAGGACATACTACCTTGTTGCATCTACCAAGGACGAAATGATGGACTGGGTGGAAACGCTGTGTAGAGTATGTGAGTTTATCAGTGctgatgatgaagaagaag TTCCTCCACCTGTTAATCCAAGATCTCTCAGTTTGCAGCCAACTCCCACAACACAGCCCACCACCAATCCTCCTGCACGTGGAATTCCTAAGAGTAGGTCAGGATCTTTACATGCTAGCCGAGGGCTCCCGCCAACTCCACTCCAAGAGTCCCTATACTCATTGGCTGGCCAAGATGCCTCTCAACCATCTCAGCAACAAAAATCAGCAACGATGACAGGATTATCTCTATCTGACTATTTTTCACAATCTGGACAGACCAAGAAACCTGACGGAGGTCAGCGATTGTCAACTTCTAATGGTGCCCCGCCTCCTGGTATTCCTTTACATGAAGCACTGTCAATGAAGGGCTATTCCACACAAGGACAGGTAACTGTAGGGCCTGCTGTTCCACCGAGGACACCACTGAGTGATGCACTACAGATGAAAGGATTTAGTCAGATGCCAGTATCAGAAGGCAACTCAGCAAGTTCTACCACTTCTTTAGCCATGGAAGCAGAGAGAGAAGTAAAACAAATGCTAAAGCAACAATCTCTCGGTGACATACAAGTTAAGCCTGGGACTCCATTAAATGAAGCACTCGCACAAAAAGGGTTTGCAAATATGCCTCGAAGCCAAGGTAACTCACGCACCTCAATAGACAGCTTTACAATAGCAATGGGGACAAGTCACGGTGGACCTATTTCAGAAGAGCCTATGATGGAAAGCCATTACAGTTCACCCCCAAATAACCGACCAGCATATCCTCAAGGAGGTGATCAAGAAGACCATTACAAGTCCCCACGTAGTAGTCTGATGGAATATGGCCATTATCAGAGCCCAAGAACTTTGTCAATGGATGACCCGGAACCAACATACAATGTTCCTCCACCACCTCGGCCCGCCCCAAGTCCTAGATCCCCTAGTGCGAAACAATCGATGCTACTGAACCAAGGCTCTACAGAAAACAGCCATCCTATGAATGGCGGAGTTGTAGCACCGCCTGTGAATAGATCTGCCAAACCACGACCCCCGGAAGTAGATCGAAGAAAAAAGCCAGTTTCAAAAAAGCAAGACTTTGACAATGAAGTACCCCAGTCAACACAAAATACTGTTCATTATGTTTCACTCCAAAATTTAAGGGTAGATGGAGGAGCACCAAAACCTGTCCCACGTCCACGCTCAACACAACGTTCAGACTACACTCAAGTCAGTCTAGATGGCAcactggaaatggagaaaaagGTAAAGGAAACCTTTCCACCACAGCCTCCCCCGCCCAGGATGAACGTGGCAGTAGAAACATTCTCTAGTGAGGACGATGAAGATTCAAGTGACTCAGAAGTATCTTATACTAAAATGAGA AGATTTACATTTGAAGAAGCTGACAAGCCGGACACTTACTATCAATCACCTCGTAGTATGCTACAAGATGAAGATTTTGAC GATCCAAGACAATCATTGCCAACTGGTCGATGA